The proteins below come from a single Cricetulus griseus strain 17A/GY chromosome 6, alternate assembly CriGri-PICRH-1.0, whole genome shotgun sequence genomic window:
- the Tmem210 gene encoding transmembrane protein 210, which translates to MAPCPQPDSCPAGSPLGLICLSLLLIPAAAGTYCECSLGLSREALIALIVVLAGVSASCFCALVVVAIGVFRVKGDTCSGHTENRLMGPYGVQEDRIDLQAVHVESQLMDPDLEVSMMPSLESNCLMTIPMEVPLEEPPPPPPPPPPPPPE; encoded by the exons ATGGCCCCCTGTCCCCAGCCTGACTCCTGCCCAGCTGGCAGCCCCCTTGGCCTGATATGTTTGTCCCTTTTGCTCATCCCTGCTGCAG CTGGAACCTACTGTGAATGCAGCCTTGGCCTCAGCCGTGAGGCCCTTATCGCCCTCATTGTGGTGCTGGCTGGTGTCAGTGCCAGCTGCTTCTGTGCCCTCGTTGTTGTGGCGATTGGTGTCTTTCGGGTCAAGGG TGATACGTGCTCCGGACACACGGAAAACAG GTTGATGGGGCCCTATGGGGTCCAGGAAGATCGCATAGACCTGCAGGCGGTACACGTGGAGTCCCAACTCATGGACCCTGACTTGGAGGTATCCATGATGCCATCCTTGGAGAGCAATTGCCTCATGACCATCCCCATGGAGGTTCCTCTAGaggagccaccaccaccacctccacccccaccacctccacctccagagtaG
- the Lrrc26 gene encoding leucine-rich repeat-containing protein 26, with protein sequence MRGSFFSRLLPQLSLLLLLLLLLLSLRRVWAQEHVGTAPSRSPVAPECPEACSCSLGGKVNCSALELPAVPVGLNWRISSLLLDHNRVSTLPPGAFAGAGGLLYLDLRENRLRSVHARAFWGLGVLQWLDLSANQLETLSPGTFAPLRALRFLSLAGNRLTLLEPSILGALPLLRVLSLQDNSLSALEAGLLNSLPALDVLRLRGNPWACSCALRPLCTWLRKHPRPASETENLLCVSPRRQTLSLLTAFPDAAFRHCTQPLAARDLAVVYSLGPVSFLASLAICLALGSVLTACSARRRRRRTTVRPLLRRQVDPSGPASLEDAGRPAAAATQA encoded by the exons ATGCGAGGTTCTTTTTTCTCGCGGCTTCTGCCGCAACTGTCTCTACtgttactgctgctgctgctgctgctgtcgtTGAGGCGAGTCTGGGCCCAGGAGCATGTTGGAACTGCCCCTTCTAGATCTCCAGTGGCCCCAGAGTGTCCCGAGGCATGTTCATGTTCACTAGGTGGCAAGGTCAATTGCTCCGCACTCGAGCTGCCCGCGGTACCAGTCGGCCTGAACTGGAGAATAAGTTCACTGCTGCTGGATCACAATCGTGTGAGCACACTGCCTCCAGGTGCCTTCGCTGGGGCTGGCGGGCTGCTGTACCTAGACCTGCGGGAGAACCGGCTCCGGTCCGTGCACGCTCGAGCTTTCTGGGGTCTAGGCGTGTTGCAATGGCTAGACCTGAGCGCCAACCAGCTGGAAACTCTGTCTCCTGGTACCTTCGCGCCGCTGCGCGCGCTGCGTTTCCTCTCTCTAGCGGGTAATCGGTTGACACTGCTAGAGCCTTCAATCCTAGGCGCGCTCCCATTACTGCGCGTGCTCAGCCTGCAGGACAATTCCCTGTCAGCGCTCGAGGCGGGTTTGCTGAACAGCCTGCCCGCGCTCGACGTGTTGCGCTTGCGTGGCAACCCCTGGGCGTGCAGTTGCGCGCTGCGCCCGCTTTGCACCTGGCTGCGCAAGCACCCGCGTCCCGCTTCAG AAACTGAGAACCTGCTCTGCGTGTCTCCAAGACGCCAGACGCTCAGCCTACTGACAGCCTTTCCGGACGCGGCCTTCAGACACTGCACTCAGCCACTCGCAGCGCGAGACCTGGCGGTGGTATACTCTCTCGGGCCGGTCTCTTTCCTCGCCAGTCTGGCCATCTGCCTGGCACTGGGCTCCGTGCTCACTGCCTGTAGTGCACGGCGCCGCCGCCGTCGCACCACAGTGCGCCCCTTACTAAGGAGACAGGTAGACCCTTCGGGCCCAGCCTCCCTAGAGGATGCTGGGAGACCCGCAGCTGCGGCAACCCAAGCCTAA